The following coding sequences lie in one Pseudomonas sp. SL4(2022) genomic window:
- a CDS encoding acyl-CoA dehydrogenase family protein, whose translation MIPRTIFSSEHEQFRDSVRKFLEQEAVPFHHQWEKDGHIDRALWNKAGEAGMLCSHIPEEYGGMAADFLYSTVVIEEVGRLGLTGIGFSLHSDIVAPYILHYGSEAQKQHYLPKLVSGEMVTAIAMTEPGAGSDLQGVKTTAVLEGDEYVINGSKTFITNGFLADLVIVVAKTDPKAGAKGTSLFLVEANTPGFSKGKRLEKVGMKAQDTSELFFQDVRVPKENLLGQAGMGFAYLMQELPQERLTVGVGALASAEAALKWTLEYTRERKAFGKAIGDFQNTRFKLAEMATEIQVGRVFVDRCLELHLNKKLDVPTAAMLKYWGTDLQCKVLDECVQLHGGYGYMWEYPVARAWADARVQRIYAGTNEIMKEIIARSL comes from the coding sequence ATGATCCCCAGAACGATTTTCAGCTCCGAACACGAACAGTTTCGCGACAGCGTGCGCAAGTTCCTTGAGCAGGAAGCCGTGCCTTTTCACCACCAGTGGGAGAAGGATGGCCATATCGATCGCGCGCTGTGGAACAAGGCGGGGGAGGCGGGGATGCTCTGCTCGCATATACCGGAAGAATATGGCGGCATGGCGGCGGATTTTCTCTACAGCACGGTGGTAATCGAGGAGGTCGGTCGCCTGGGGCTGACCGGCATTGGTTTCTCGCTGCATTCGGACATCGTCGCCCCCTATATCCTGCATTACGGCAGTGAAGCGCAGAAGCAGCATTACCTGCCCAAACTGGTGTCCGGTGAGATGGTCACCGCCATCGCCATGACTGAGCCCGGTGCCGGTTCCGACCTCCAGGGCGTGAAAACTACTGCCGTGTTGGAGGGTGATGAGTATGTGATCAATGGCTCGAAGACCTTTATCACCAATGGATTCCTCGCTGATCTGGTGATCGTGGTGGCCAAGACCGATCCAAAAGCCGGTGCCAAGGGCACCAGCCTGTTTCTGGTCGAGGCCAATACCCCGGGTTTTTCCAAGGGCAAGCGTCTGGAAAAGGTCGGTATGAAGGCTCAGGACACCTCCGAGCTGTTCTTCCAGGATGTGCGCGTGCCCAAAGAAAATCTGTTGGGTCAAGCGGGTATGGGTTTCGCCTACCTGATGCAGGAGTTACCGCAGGAGCGTTTGACTGTCGGGGTAGGGGCTCTGGCGTCAGCCGAGGCGGCGCTCAAGTGGACACTTGAATACACCCGTGAGCGCAAGGCCTTCGGCAAGGCAATTGGTGACTTTCAGAACACCCGCTTCAAGTTGGCGGAGATGGCCACTGAGATTCAAGTTGGTCGTGTGTTTGTCGATCGCTGCCTGGAGTTGCACCTGAATAAGAAACTGGATGTGCCGACCGCCGCGATGCTCAAGTACTGGGGGACTGACCTGCAGTGCAAGGTGTTGGATGAGTGTGTGCAGTTGCACGGTGGCTACGGCTATATGTGGGAATACCCGGTGGCGCGTGCCTGGGCTGATGCGCGGGTGCAGCGTATCTACGCCGGCACAAACGAGATCATGAAAGAGATCATCGCCCGCTCGCTGTGA
- the rplM gene encoding 50S ribosomal protein L13 — translation MKTFTAKPETVKRDWFVVDAAGQTLGRLATEVASRLRGKHKPEYTPHVDTGDYIVIINAEQIRVTGAKTTDKMYYSHSGFPGGIKSINFEKLIAKAPERVIETAVKGMLPKNPLGRDMYRKLKVYAGAAHPHTAQQPQELKI, via the coding sequence ATGAAAACTTTTACTGCTAAACCGGAAACAGTTAAGCGCGACTGGTTTGTCGTCGACGCTGCAGGTCAGACCCTGGGTCGTCTGGCTACCGAAGTTGCAAGCCGTCTGCGTGGCAAGCACAAGCCTGAATACACTCCGCACGTTGATACTGGCGACTATATCGTCATCATCAATGCCGAGCAGATTCGTGTTACTGGTGCCAAAACCACTGACAAGATGTACTACTCCCACTCCGGTTTTCCGGGCGGCATCAAGTCGATCAACTTTGAAAAGCTGATCGCTAAAGCCCCTGAGCGCGTGATCGAGACTGCGGTAAAAGGCATGCTGCCGAAGAACCCGCTGGGTCGCGACATGTACCGTAAGCTGAAAGTCTATGCGGGTGCTGCTCACCCTCATACCGCTCAGCAGCCCCAAGAACTGAAGATTTAA
- a CDS encoding YciC family protein yields MNMFSALRDSWYFFSHNLWAITRLCLPLIVLEGIFLQHVRDLAPAESETAWRLLAGLLFYPLYSAALILFLDARSNGLQPSARDLIAGGLRLWPQFALLAAIMTLSILLGASLFVLPGVWLMVKLAFAEYLLVLRGMPPLKALQESFSMSTGYFWPMLACILIIMLPLWLLDGWLQSSAAFHEDALANLALDCTSRYLQLFSSVVLFRLFMLRSTQPDVE; encoded by the coding sequence ATGAATATGTTCTCTGCCCTGCGTGACTCTTGGTACTTCTTCAGCCACAACCTGTGGGCAATCACCCGCCTGTGTTTGCCGCTGATCGTGCTGGAGGGGATTTTTCTACAGCACGTCAGAGACCTAGCGCCCGCAGAGTCGGAAACAGCCTGGCGACTGCTGGCGGGACTGCTGTTCTACCCGCTGTACAGCGCTGCACTGATCCTGTTTCTCGATGCCCGCAGCAATGGCCTGCAGCCATCAGCGCGCGACCTCATCGCCGGTGGTTTACGCCTGTGGCCACAATTTGCCCTGCTCGCCGCCATCATGACCCTGAGCATCCTGCTGGGCGCGTCGCTGTTCGTTCTACCTGGGGTGTGGCTGATGGTGAAACTGGCTTTTGCCGAGTACCTGCTGGTACTGCGCGGCATGCCTCCGCTTAAAGCCCTGCAGGAGAGTTTCAGCATGAGTACAGGCTACTTCTGGCCCATGCTCGCCTGTATTTTGATCATCATGTTGCCACTGTGGCTGCTCGATGGCTGGCTCCAGTCCAGTGCGGCATTCCACGAGGACGCCTTGGCCAATCTGGCGCTGGACTGCACAAGCCGTTATCTCCAACTATTCTCAAGCGTCGTACTGTTTCGTTTATTCATGCTGCGCAGTACCCAGCCAGACGTCGAGTGA
- a CDS encoding NYN domain-containing protein — MKKIAVFADVQNLYYTVRQAYGCHFNYAALWADISQHGQIVEAYAYAIDRGDQKQQQFQQILRNLGFTVKLKPFIQRSDGSAKGDWDVGITIDIMDAAPRVDEVVLASGDGDFDLLLDKIRGSYGVEAVAYGVPGLTAQSLVRAASRYVPIDGALLLRN, encoded by the coding sequence GTGAAGAAGATCGCCGTATTCGCCGATGTACAGAACCTCTATTACACCGTGCGCCAGGCTTATGGTTGTCATTTCAATTACGCCGCGCTGTGGGCCGATATCAGTCAGCACGGGCAGATTGTCGAAGCCTATGCCTACGCCATTGATCGCGGTGACCAGAAGCAGCAGCAGTTTCAGCAGATCCTGCGCAACCTTGGTTTTACCGTGAAGCTCAAACCTTTTATTCAGCGTAGCGACGGCTCGGCCAAAGGCGATTGGGATGTTGGCATCACCATCGACATCATGGACGCAGCGCCGCGGGTCGATGAAGTGGTGCTGGCCTCCGGCGACGGTGACTTCGACCTGCTGCTGGACAAGATCCGTGGCAGTTATGGCGTCGAGGCCGTGGCCTATGGCGTGCCGGGGCTGACTGCGCAATCGCTGGTGCGTGCGGCCAGCCGCTACGTGCCGATCGATGGCGCGCTGCTGCTGAGAAACTGA
- a CDS encoding PolC-type DNA polymerase III, translating to MLTDSIAVLDFETTGMSPAQQARATEIGVVIVEDGQIVARYQSLMNSGAWVPPFIEQLTGISNAMLRTAPPAAQVMQDVVEFVGDRPLLAHNASFDQKFWDAELALIRRRRVQPFACSLLLSRRLLPMAPSHKLGNLNQWIGLPDTGKAHRALADAEMAANLTCFMVALLRERHGIADISHELLCNLQRVPAAKMSLALQKIRDHAFG from the coding sequence ATGCTCACGGATTCCATCGCTGTACTCGACTTTGAAACCACCGGTATGTCACCGGCCCAGCAGGCGCGCGCCACCGAAATCGGTGTGGTAATCGTCGAGGATGGGCAGATCGTTGCGCGCTACCAGAGTCTGATGAACAGTGGCGCCTGGGTACCGCCGTTTATCGAGCAACTCACCGGCATCAGCAACGCCATGCTGCGCACCGCACCGCCTGCCGCGCAGGTGATGCAGGACGTGGTGGAGTTTGTCGGCGACCGTCCGTTACTGGCGCATAATGCCAGTTTCGATCAGAAATTTTGGGACGCTGAGCTGGCGCTGATTCGCCGTCGTCGTGTGCAGCCGTTTGCCTGTTCTTTGTTGCTGTCGCGTCGTCTGTTACCGATGGCGCCGAGTCATAAGCTGGGTAATCTCAATCAGTGGATCGGCCTGCCTGATACTGGCAAGGCACACCGTGCGCTGGCCGATGCCGAGATGGCGGCCAACCTGACCTGCTTTATGGTGGCGCTGCTGCGCGAGCGCCACGGCATTGCCGATATCTCGCATGAGCTGCTGTGTAACCTGCAGCGGGTGCCGGCCGCGAAGATGTCGCTGGCGCTGCAGAAAATCCGCGATCATGCCTTTGGCTGA
- a CDS encoding GlxA family transcriptional regulator: MASLRYGKQQGRGLTPTFEIHLVSPDGKPVRSFSDVLIPVDSALDDADVIILPAFWDDFDALCQRHPQVLSWLKQRHAAGTAICGEATGVFWMAQAGLLDGKEATTYWRFFSEFAERFPKVLLNQEKHLSDADNLYCAGGVTSACDLYIYLIERFCGASVAQGVARDILYEVQRNYAPGRIGFGGQKLHHDMTILQIQQWLEDHFADKFRFEDVAREHGMSIRNFMRRFQTATGDKPLHYLQRLRIETAKGLLSATRKSIKTISYEVGYDDASFFARLFRQHTELSPNQYRRQFQHKDSHA, translated from the coding sequence ATGGCCAGCCTACGTTACGGCAAACAGCAGGGCCGCGGCCTGACACCGACCTTTGAAATCCACCTGGTCAGCCCGGATGGCAAGCCCGTGCGCAGTTTCAGTGATGTGCTGATCCCGGTCGACAGCGCGCTGGACGATGCTGACGTGATCATCCTGCCAGCCTTCTGGGATGATTTCGATGCACTGTGCCAGCGCCATCCGCAGGTGCTCAGCTGGCTCAAGCAACGCCACGCGGCGGGCACAGCCATCTGCGGAGAGGCTACCGGCGTGTTCTGGATGGCCCAGGCTGGCCTGCTCGATGGCAAGGAAGCTACCACCTACTGGCGTTTCTTCAGCGAGTTTGCCGAGCGTTTCCCCAAGGTGCTGCTCAATCAGGAAAAGCACTTGTCGGATGCTGACAACCTTTACTGCGCCGGTGGCGTGACCTCAGCTTGCGACCTTTATATCTACCTGATCGAACGGTTCTGCGGCGCCAGCGTGGCCCAGGGCGTGGCCCGCGACATTCTTTATGAAGTGCAGCGTAACTACGCACCCGGTCGCATCGGCTTTGGCGGGCAGAAACTGCACCACGACATGACCATCCTGCAAATCCAGCAATGGCTGGAAGACCACTTCGCCGACAAGTTTCGCTTCGAAGATGTGGCCCGCGAACACGGCATGAGTATCCGCAACTTTATGCGCCGCTTCCAGACCGCCACCGGCGACAAGCCGCTGCACTACCTGCAGCGCCTGCGCATCGAAACCGCCAAGGGCCTGCTCAGCGCCACCCGCAAAAGCATCAAGACCATCAGCTACGAAGTCGGTTACGACGATGCCAGCTTCTTCGCGCGCCTGTTTCGTCAGCACACGGAACTGTCACCCAACCAGTACCGCCGCCAGTTCCAGCACAAGGACAGCCATGCTTAA
- a CDS encoding DUF6435 family protein: protein MFGLFKREPAKKLRKQYSAKLEEAMQAQRNSDIRSYSMLTEDAQAFWTQLEPLERAKQWFADVIIKKGCHQAAFLRFSGA, encoded by the coding sequence ATGTTCGGTTTGTTTAAACGCGAGCCCGCCAAGAAACTACGCAAGCAATACAGTGCCAAGTTGGAAGAGGCGATGCAGGCGCAGCGTAACAGTGATATCCGCAGCTATTCGATGCTGACGGAAGACGCGCAGGCGTTTTGGACGCAGTTGGAGCCCCTGGAGCGGGCTAAGCAATGGTTCGCCGATGTGATAATCAAAAAAGGCTGCCATCAGGCAGCCTTTTTGCGTTTCAGTGGTGCTTAG
- a CDS encoding NADP(H)-dependent aldo-keto reductase yields MDYRQLGRTDLKVSSLCLGTMTWGEQNSASEGFAQIERAKAYGVNFIDTAEMYPVPPRAETYSKTEQIIGDYFQQRGDRNDWVLASKIAGPGNGISYIRDGQLKHNRAHIVAALDASLKRLQTDWIDLYQLHWPERPTNFFGQLGYRHQHSEYTPLEETLEALDEQVKAGKIRHIGLSNETPWGTMKFLQLAEQRGWPRSVSIQNPYNLLNRSFEVGLAEIAIREQCGLLAYSPLAFGMLSGKYADGARPANARISLFNRFARYTNPESESACARYVDLARKHGLDPAQMALAFVTTQPFVTSNIIGATSLEQLDCNLASSELTLSAEVMAGIEAIHKAQPNPAP; encoded by the coding sequence ATGGATTACCGTCAACTCGGCCGTACCGATCTCAAGGTCAGCAGCCTGTGCCTGGGCACCATGACCTGGGGCGAGCAGAACAGTGCCAGCGAGGGTTTCGCCCAGATCGAACGCGCCAAGGCTTACGGGGTGAATTTCATCGATACGGCGGAAATGTATCCAGTGCCCCCGCGTGCCGAGACCTACAGCAAGACCGAACAGATCATCGGTGACTACTTCCAACAACGCGGTGATCGTAATGACTGGGTGCTGGCCAGCAAGATCGCCGGCCCAGGTAATGGCATCAGCTACATCCGCGACGGCCAACTCAAACATAACCGTGCGCACATCGTTGCAGCGCTGGATGCCAGCCTCAAACGCCTGCAGACCGACTGGATCGACCTCTATCAGCTGCACTGGCCGGAACGCCCAACCAACTTCTTCGGCCAACTCGGCTATCGCCACCAGCACAGCGAATACACGCCTTTGGAGGAAACCCTCGAAGCCCTGGACGAGCAGGTCAAAGCCGGAAAAATTCGCCATATTGGCCTGTCCAATGAAACGCCGTGGGGCACCATGAAGTTCCTGCAGCTGGCAGAGCAACGCGGCTGGCCGCGCAGCGTATCGATTCAAAACCCCTACAACCTGCTTAACCGCAGCTTCGAAGTGGGCCTGGCCGAAATCGCCATCCGTGAACAATGCGGCCTTCTCGCCTACTCCCCCCTGGCCTTCGGCATGCTCAGCGGCAAGTACGCAGACGGCGCACGCCCAGCCAATGCACGGATCAGCCTGTTCAACCGCTTTGCTCGCTACACCAATCCGGAATCGGAAAGCGCTTGCGCACGTTACGTCGATCTAGCGCGCAAACATGGCCTGGATCCAGCGCAGATGGCCCTGGCCTTTGTTACCACACAACCCTTCGTCACCAGCAACATCATCGGCGCAACCAGCCTGGAGCAACTGGACTGCAACCTGGCCAGCAGCGAGCTGACACTGTCCGCCGAGGTAATGGCCGGCATCGAGGCGATCCACAAAGCCCAGCCCAACCCGGCACCCTGA